GGCCACCAAAcctaatgagagagagagagtaaggtGGGGAAAACTATGTGAAAAATCTATTGGTATAATTGGGTTCTGGTGTGGGATTGTGAGAAATTCCAAGATGTAGAGTCTTTGAGAGTATGAGCTGGAGTGAGACTTACGATAATTTCTTGAGTATTCTTAGATTTCTTGGGTATAGATGTCATTGAGACCGGTCTTGGAGTTTTTCTATGTAGATTCTTGTGTTCATTGTGTTGCTATTGTCGATTTCAATTTCTCTACTATTAtgtgatatttttgttaaagATGATCTTGGAAAAATGTGTCAACAGTAACCTAGTcgtaaaagagaaaaagaaacagctgagagagagagagagcacgaGCGCTCTAGAAGGGGTAAAGACAACCCTAGAGACTTGTGAGTACTAGagacttacgaaacattctttAGAAgttatgttgatttatattgaTTTAGTCAGAACAAAAGTAATATTGATTTGGCATAAAAGATTGTTGGTGACGTTTTAAGATAAAATAACAATTAATATAGAGTTAATGGGGCAAagaagaatttattttttttaagagtaGAATTGACTTTTTCTActtcattaaaaaaaggaaGCGAATGGCGTGCATTTATGCAAGAAATCCAcgaaagaaattaacaaaatttccACGACATTAAAAGAAGGAAAGCGAATGGCGTTCATTAATTCAACGAACGAAGCTGTGACAAAGATATAAAAGAATTTTGAATCAATATACAAAAAGAATACGAGGAAGTCTAGTTGACGGCGCTGCAAATCCTCCTTATCTGACCAGCAGAACCAGTGAGAACACCAATATCTCCCATCTTGATCATGGCAGATGCAAAATCAGACTTGAAAGTGTTGGGGTTCTTGCTATAGTCATTGACAATGTTGTCCGTGGATCCGCCACTGAAGAGAACTTGATCAGAATGAAGAAGTCCCTTCCGTTGTTGTAGATTCTTGAAGTAATTGTTGTCAAAAGAATTGGGCGTTACCAAATCCATCGGTGCCAAATTGCCACTGCCACCACTAGCTGGACAGCCACGCTTGCGAGTGCTAGCAAATCCGGCATCAATGTCGCTtgcgttgttgttgttgtatatCCTATCGCGAAAAGTGAAGCATTGAGCTTGTCCTATTGTGTGGGAACCTGACAATGCAACCATGTCCCTTGCATTAAGGCCTTTGTTTCTGAAGGATGTTATAAGTTGTTCAAGGCCGTCTGTAAAAGCAGGAAGGTCTCCACCTTCAGCCAAAGTTCTGCTTGCGGTGGTTGAGTCTCTTCTTCCAAGTTTCACAGTCCAAGATGGACCACCGACATATTCGGACGCATCTCTGGCGGCCACTGTAATGATATCTGCACAAGATACAACGCCAGGACATGCTTTCTCTACTTCAGCTTTGGCATTGTCTATGACTCCATAGCCTCTAACAGAATCATCATTAGGACGGGCAGTCTTCTCACTTTGGATTGAGGGGGTCTCGTCTAGTAAGATGGATGCATCGCATCCAAGAACAAAGCAATCATGGAAATGGAGGCGAATGAGAGATGCAGCCATTCGACGTTCCTTAGCGATAGCGGATCTTATTGAGGAACGTATGGTAGTGAGTGCATTAGGGCATGTACTGTCATAAAAGGTTGAAGAAAGCTGGGCTTTGCATGTTGTGCTCATGATAAAGAGAAACAACATGAAAGCACCAATATTAGTAGAATGTTGAATAGCTGAAGTTGTCATattgaaggaggaggaggaggagtagtAGAGAGTTGAGAGAGGAAATGATATTAGGAATTGGTGGAGAATGCATGCAAGGTATGAAATAAATCTAATTTAAGAaaggagaaattttatttatatcacAAAATCTACTAAGTTTACGCCgtctaatttaattttatatgtttGCATTCATATTTTATGAGTTTACACCAAATATTTAATAGAAAACTTAAACTGTCATTTACTTGTAAAATTGTGATTAACAAAGTGTTAAGTTTATACACCCTGTAATATGTTAACGACAAAATCTACTAAGTTTAAAGggaaaaaggaataaaaataaatctcctttttctcttaCAGTGAACTTGATGAAGCCACAAACAAATGTGATTCTGAAAAGAACTTGGTGATGGAGGTTTTGGAACTGTACGTGTACTAATGTATGGAGATGAACATGAACTCTAaggttatatacatatatacgtcCTTAGCATACTTTTTCGAAATGgtgtgtaaattttttttagagaatttgtgtaaatttataaatttctaattcaatatataaatatttattttcaataaaggGTATATTTGCCATTccaaacaagtatatatatgtaaataaaattttttagaaaaaatggTGTGAAGTTAGTAGAttttgtggtgtaaataaaatttttgttaaaagagAATATTCATAATTTACGAGAGAAAATACTATTTTGAATCATCTCTAATTAGGTAGTTGATATTCCTTGGGGTTAATAGtcattttggtcactgaaagataccccgtgtttcaatttgcacattgAAGGATTTTTTATATCAATCTGATACACTAAAGTTTCAAATGGTACCAAATTGCACAGTCGGTCAGAGTTGCCCAGTTTGGGGCAGTCAACGTGCCTAAGTGACATGTTGACTATTAATAAACCGTCCAAATTTGACGGAATTATTGACCTGGCTAACGGAAAAGCAAAGATATGTGACATTAAGTTAAAAAGCACTAattaatacaattaaaatttaaaaccagATTAAGTTAGGATAATAAACTACAACTACATTtaataacaaagaaagaaaaagaaagtaaaaaggGTCTCGATTTTTCCGTCGATTTCTTGAACAATCGTTGAAAAATCCCTAGATCTCTTGCCTTTCTTTCTCTCACACACATACAGATCTCTCTTCAAACACTACAACTCCATATTATGGTGGAAGATACAGACCCCTAGTTGGATTCAGATCTCTCTCACACATATATAGATCTAGTAGGATATagatctctctcacacacatacAGATCTAGGTATCGTTACTATTGGAGATATTGGAGAATCGGTTGTAATTAAGTTGTGATATTATGGTTTCCATATTTACTGTGTATGAATATCATTAGTGCTAAATCATAGGGTCAATGATGTCAATGATTGATATGATAATTAGAGGTAAATATTAGGTGTATCACTAGAATCATGGAGACGTGTAACTATATATGGCTGATGTACTGAGTGTAATAATCAAGTATCAGAAAAATATTCTTTGCTtcatctcctcttcttcttccactaACTTTCTTCAtagtatcggagcaggttactattaatctgtttctttctttctttgcctAATAATGGCTGAAATCGTTCCTTCTGGTTCAAAAGATTTAGATAGTTCTGTTGTCTTTCCATCATCAAATCTTTCTGATGGAAATTCACATCATCAACGTTTATGTTCGGTTCCATTGAACGATttcaattatcttccttggtcaaGGGCTATTTTGTtggctcttggtggaagatcaaaACTTGAGTTCATCGACAAGAGTACCACTATTCCTGATGTCAATTCTGCTCAATATAAAGCTTGGTCAGCCAATGACAAGATGGTTCAGTCATGGTTGCTTTATTCTATGGAACCACATATTGCCGAAATTTTCAGTTATTCTGAATCTGCTGTGGATTTATGGGATGCTGTTAAGGAGATGTATGAAAATCAGAACAATGCTGCTCGTGGTTTTCAACTCAAGAGAGATATCGCATGCTTGCAACAAGGAGGTAAGTCATTTGTTCAATTTCTTGGTAGCATGAAGAGTATGTGGAACGAGTTAGCTGTTTATCGTCCACATACTATTGACCCTACTATCTTGTTGAAACGTGCGGAAGAAGACAAGATTTTTCAGCTTTTAGCTAATTTGGCTCCCGAGTACGAAGATCTTCGTAGTCGTATACTGATGAACTTTGAATTACCTTCTTTTGCAAGTGTGTGTGCAACTATTCAACGGGAAGAGACACGTAAAAAGGTCATGAATGTTAGCACCAAAGTCGATTTATCAGAAGCCCGTGCTTTCATGGCTAACCCAAGACGTGTTGATGAGAAGGGATATAAAGGCAAAAGACCTGAACTCAAGTGTAATCATTGCAAAAACATCAGACATACAGCTGATCGTTGTTGGATTCTTCATCCTGAGTTGAAACCGAAATTTACCCGAGAAACTAAAGGCGGCCAGAAACGATTTCAGTCACCCGTTTCTCAAGCAAATCATGTCACCTCCTCATTATCTGCAGATGAGATGTCTCGGTTCACCTCTAATCCAATTAACCTCATAAATGATTTTGCCTCTTACTTACAGTCTAAGCATGGTACTTCGGATAAGAGTGATGGAGGCGGTTCGACGGCTTTACTTAGTCAATTTGCTGGTTTTTTGGCTGAGAATAAAACTGTCTCGAATGAAGATATGTCAGGTATTCTTAATGCCTTTTCTCTTGCTCTCAATATTAGTAATGTGCATAATTGTTGGGTAATAGATTCAGGTGCCACTGATCATGTAACAAACAATCCTGACAATTTGTCAGATTTCAAAATATTGTCTCCACCTTCCACCATATCGGGGTAGCAAATGGTAAGAGTGTGACAGTTGCCGGTCACGGTAACATCAAGTTGCTCTCTCAAAATATTCCTTTGCCTGCTTTATAcgttccttcttttccttttcaattacTTTCGGTTGGAAGACTAGTTGCATCATTAAATTGTCGTGCTATTTTCTCTTCTCACAATGTTTTGTTTCAGGATCTTGTAACCCAGAAGACAATTGGTGAAGGGTTTTTTTATCAAGGTCTTTACTATCTTCCCAAGGATGTTTATATGTCCAAGGGACTCCACATTAATGGTTCTGTGTCTTCCGAGCTTTGGCATCGGCGTTTGGCTCATCCTTCCGAGCCTATTTTATCCAAAATTTTTCCTAATTCCAATAAGCATGCAATAAATTGTGATGTATGTCATTTATCTAAATCAACTCGTTTGccattttcttcttccaattcTCGCGCAAATAATATCTTTGATTTGGTCCATTCCGATGTTTGGGGCCCGGTCCTTGAATCATTTGAtggatataaatattttgttacctTTGTTGATGATCATTCTCGCTTTACATGGTTATATCTCTTAAAATCCAAAACTGAAGTTGCCACtgtttttcaagattttcataATCTTGTCAACACTCAATTCTCAACAAAGATTAAAGTTATTCGATCAGATAATGGAACTGAATTTATGACAAACGTTATGTCAcaatacttgagcatgcatggcatTATTCATGAGACAAGTTGTGTAGGTACTCCACAGCAAAATGGTATAGCTGAACGAAAAAATCGAGATTTATTGGAGAAAACAAGAGCTTTGATGATACAAATGAatgttccaaaaaaaatttggtctCAAGGGGTTTTTTCTGCAGCCTATCTCATTAATCGATTGCCTAGTCGAGTTTTGAATTTTAACTCTCCATTTGAGTTGTTGACAGGAAAAGCACCCAGTTTGTCTCATCTCAAGGTGTTCGGATGTGTTTGCTATGTTCACATTCCAACTTCTCAACGTGCTAAGTTGGAGGCAAGGGCTgttaaatgtgtttttttgggcTATTCTGTCACACAGAAAGGATATAAATGCTACAACCCACTCTCAAGAAAGCTCTTGGTGACACGAGATGTGCGGTTCGATGAAGATGCTCCATTTTTTACTCAGTCCCATGATGATTTCAGTGAGGGGGAGAATGATTTTTTTCCTATTCCTTTGTCTAATCCAACACAAGGGTCTCTTGAGTTCATTTATCCTAATAAGCTATCTCATATGCCAATGGCAGAACCGACCTCTCAAGATGTGGCTACGGACAGTGGTACAGTCACGAATAGTACACCAGTTAATTCTGAAGAAGTTGTAGTTCCTACCAGTGAAACTCCATTACGATTGCCTCCGCGTGAACGCCGACCACAATCAAAATTTCAAGATTATGTATCTTATTCGGTACGTTATCCACTGCATGATGCTCTTACATATCACAAACTGTCACCCATGCATACCGCATTTCTCAATAGTGTTTCTAGCAACATCGAGCCACAAAGCTTTCAAGAAGCTCACGGTCACAAAGTTTGGCAGCAAGCCATGGAAGAGGAGCTTCAAGCTCTTGATGCTAATCATACCTGGAGCATTGTTCCGTTGCCACCAGACAAACGGGCTGTTGGAAGTAGATGGGTgtataaaatcaaatttaagtCCGATGGCTCGATTGAAAGACATAAGGCACGTTTGGTAGCGCAGGGTTTCACTCAAACCTATGGGGTTGACTacaaagaaacatttgcaccagtGGCAAAAATGACTACTGTTCGTACTTTGCTTTCAATTGCTGTGAATAATGGTTGGTCTTTATCacaaatggacgtcaaaaatgcaTTCTTGCATGGGGATCTTCAAGAAGAAGTATACATGAAGCTTCCACCGGGTCACCCTCAAGGTAACAATCCTAAATTGGTTTGTAAATTGCATAAATCTATTTATGGTTTGAAGCAATCGCCGCGGGTGTGGTATGCAAAGTTAAGTTAGGTgcttgaagaaattggttttaaAAGGAGTGATGCAGATCATTCCTTATTTGTCCGTACTAAAGCTGGTGCAAGGTTGGTTGTGTTGATCTATGTGGATGATCTTATTGTCACCGGGGATCGTGATACTGCTATTCAAGACCTTAAACGCATCCTTCATCAACGATTTGTGATTAAGGATCTTGGTGCtctcaaatattttttgggaataGAAATGGCCACATCCAAGAAGGGGTTGTTTTTGAATCAGCGAAAATATGTCTTAGATTTATTGCGGGAAGCGGACATGCTAACTTGTAAACCAGCTATCACGCCTCTAGATAGCAAATTACAACTTCCTGAGAATGGAGAATCAATTGATTCGATCCAAGTTTATCAACGGCTCGTTGGCAAGCTTATTTATCTTACAATAACAAGACCCGATATTAGTCATGCGGTTAGCATTGTAAGCCAGTTCATGCATGCTCCTACTGTGGATCATATGGCCATTGTCAAACGGATTCTTCGTTACTTAAAAGGATCTATTGGACGAGGTGTTCTCATGAGGCATAATGGTCATTTTCAAATTCATGGTTATACTGATGCTGACTGGGCCGGAAATAATCTGGATCGAAAGTCGACCACCGGATATTGTATCTTTGTAGGTGGTAACTTAGTATCTtggaaaagcaagaaacaaatgGTTGTTGCACGGTCAAGCGCGGAAGCAGAGTACCGTGCCATGGCATCTACTGCAGCAGAACTAATATGGTTACGGGCCCTGCTTGGTGACTTGGGTATTTCTCATCCTCAACCAATGTCTCTTTGTTGTGATAACCAGGTTGCTATGCATATCGCATCCAATCCTGTTTTCCATGAGCGCACCAAACATATCGAAGTCGATTGCCATTATATTCGACAACATGTTCAATCACAAGTCATTGCTACACATTACACCCGCAGTCGAGATCAACTCGCGGATATTTTCACGAAAGCATTACCTTCGGCTCAATTTCATCAAATATTatccaagcttggctcaatcaatatccttgatccagcttgagggggagtattggagATATTGGAGAATCGGTTGTAATTAAGTTGTGATATTATGGTTTCCATATTTACTGTGTATGAATATCATTAGTGCTAAATCATAGGGTCAATGATGTCAATGATTGATATGATAATTAGAGGTAAATATTAGGTGTATCACTAGAATCATGGAGACGTGTAACTATATATGGCTGATGTACTGAGTGTAATATTCAAGTATCAGAAAAATATTCTTTGCTtcatctcctcttcttcttccactaACTTTCTTCAGTTACCTTCGTTTAAGGAGAGAGAATAGATAGAGAAACTTCGGTTAGATCTCATCACATAAGCCAAAAGCCACCCCcatgagagagagacagagagaaactCCGGTTTTGGTTCTGTCCTTTGTGCCTTCGCCTCATATGCTGGTGATCTTCGGTGTTGAGAGATCGGACCATGATGAGCCGGCTGGATATCGGAAACCACCAACACCACAGGATGAGAGGGTTTTGTTCTTTGGCATCGTGTTCTTCCTCAAATtgaactagtttttttttttcttcagaaaaATGTATTATTAACACGTGGAAAATCATTTCCACGTTTAATCCCTATTTAACAATCAAAATGTCACATGGACATGTTGATTGTCCTAAACTGAGCAAATCTGACcaattgtgcaatttgacagaAATTGAAACTTTGGTATAacaaattggcacaaaaaatctttgggtgtGCAAATTGAATACGTGAtatttttcagtgaccaaaTGGGCTATTAACCCATATTTCTTCAGTTAATAGTAACATGATGAATAATATCGTCCACTAGTTGTTGACTCAATCTTATGATTATAAGAAAGAGTCACACCTGTTTGGCACAGAGGGATGTCGTTTCTACTTGAGTttctattatattattatgaaGAAGTTTGACTATAACAGATTCGTCCTTATCAAAGAGTGGAAAGATTTCATTTTACAAGGCGAATGTTCATGTAAGCGGTTCCAAGGGGAGACTCCTTGGCGTATACTAATAAATGCTTGGACTGGGACCCACCTTTGATTAAAAGATACAATTCACGGTTGATTTCGTCGATTTTGTGAAAACATGCAAGCCATCTGGCTCGCCATAACGTCTGAAAATCGTGAGTACATAAGTGGCCCAATAGATAGGTCAGGTAATGAGCCGATTAGAAGGTCGACCTAATAGATAAAAGCTCGTGTCTTCTGAGGAAAGATATATACCTAAAAAACCGAGCAGTAGACTACTCAGTGTAGCGGAATGCTTGACGCtccaagaaaggaaaaactCTGCAAAGCAATGGACAATTCGATGCTCCAAAAAAGGGACACCTCGATGAAGCAGCAGACTGATCGAAGCTCTAAAAAGGGACAGCTCGGCTGGAATGATACATCGTACAACACACCTTAACTCAGCTAGTATGGTAAGCCCTATCATAGGAAACTCTTCATCTAGCATGGTCTGCCTTACAACCCACCTGAGCTTGGCTAGGAAGGTCCATCCTACAACTCAAAGCCCTCTGATCGCAGCTTGAAATCTAAGAGGTAGTTCCCATATTTCAGGGAATTGTGGTCTTAACGAATTATGCTTTTCAAAATTGGTTTGTTAAGAAATAACCAAGGTTTCAGCAAGATTATCTCAAAGAGAGTTCAGGAGAAACGGGAGTATGATAGTTGAATGTTCCTAATTTTTCTCAAACTTGTTTCCAGCTAAAGCACGAAGCCTAAGTCACGTGACGTTTGTCCTGCACATCAAAGAAGAACACATTTTTACACGATCTTTCATGTAGAAGCTTCAACAAAATGGCTGCCGTTACCCATGTTCCAACATATTCAAGCATGAAACCTAAAGACCCGCGAAGTGGAGACTAGCACAACCTCGAAGAACGTCCATATCTTCCTTGAAGAAGACGCATGACTATAGAGAGATTATCATGTCCCTAAATCTAGGAGAGAGTTACAGTTGAAGACTATTAACTCAGTAATTCAATCAAGCAATCTCAAGGCAGTTGTATCATGATCCCCATGACAGTGTTCGTGAAGTAAGTACcagagaagtagaagaagagaCATTacttggcactataaaagaagaaagaagagaagcatATAAACACCCCACGTCAAACACATACCCAccgtcttcaatcctttattacTTTCTTAGGCATGACTTCGGCCACTAATCTTTTTACTTAGTATAGCTCCGGCCAACTAGTTTtagatttgtctttttctttccaaaGTCCCTACGACTATGTCAtcattttagcttgtaaagtatGCCTACATCTCAGGATGTATCACTTCTCAATGAAATTTCTGATGTATTCCatcaatgtgttgtttttcatttccattcaaTAGAGGTCCTTCATTCCGTTGATAGTCTTttgtctcttgttttttttccaaattgacACTCAACGAATTTTAAGTTCTTTTCCCGGAAGGGAAACCTCGAGCGAAtagttttttgttctttaacTATACACAGTCCATTTGGAACAAAGGTCAGACTCGGTGCAAACTCCTATCAATTCCTTTGGGCTGACAACAAGCCTTGACACACGTGCAAATTCATTATATACAATCACAATACTACTCTTGATCCCTAGTGCCGTAATCGTAAGATCTCTTATCTAGAGCAAATGATaaccaataataataaatgcGACATCAAAGTCAAAGAGCGGAAAATTTTCATGTTCAAAGACGTGTGTTCATGTGAACTGTTTAAGAGGAGACTCTTTCGGTATCCTAATAAATGCTTGGACTGGGACTTACCTTTGATTAACATATACAATTCACGGTTAATTTTATCGATTTAGATGCTGATGTACGGAGACCATTGAACAAGTTTTAGTAACCAATAGAAAAGATCTGTCTAATTTATTGTAGGGCAATTATCACGATGGACAAATTTTGGAAGTCGTGTTTCAATACATTTCAGAGGCAATTTATGTCCGTTAAGACACTATATTGTCTGATGcaaacaaacaataattttACGACCTTAAAACTGAGGCAACTTTGAGGCAATATTAttgtattttgaaaataatcccTTTGCATATAATTTTGAAACCATTTCAAGATTTCTTCCCAAATTATCCccatttaattaatgaaatgcCCAAACTACCCTCgcctaaaataccctcatcatCTTCCTCCTATCTCTTCCCCTCTCTCGTCGGCGACACAACAACAGCAATACATACCAAAACATCCTATCTATAGTTAACGGAGCGTCTAAGATCATGAATTTATACAGAGtggtaaaatagaaaatatcaGAGTGACTACCCGCACTACAGGTGACGGGCTCTCCAAAATCGGATAGAACTCAAAATAGCTGAAGGTGGTCCTGGATCTACCGAAACTACTCTATCTAAAACAAAAGTATCAACAAGGAAGCATGAGTCACAAGACTCGGTGAATGAATAGAAACTTAAATGATACAAAGGGGACAAGTCGGGTAATCAGGTGTCAAAGAACTGAACAAGCAACGTATCAGAAGGGAGTACCATCATACATAATCAATTAGAATATCAGACAGCACTCACTGTGCCGATATCAAACAGCACATGAAGTGCCTATATCAGACAGCACACCCAGTGCCGATATCCAAACATATCCAAACTTAGTGCACCAAGGCTAACGTATCCTACCGTTAGTGTACAATATTCTGACAAATAGTAACTCCCAAGGAACAAATAAccatcaatcaatcatcaaacTAAACCAGAATAGGATACGATCACAAGTTCGAATCAGAACATTCCATCTCGATAAGAAATCC
The window above is part of the Tripterygium wilfordii isolate XIE 37 chromosome 3, ASM1340144v1, whole genome shotgun sequence genome. Proteins encoded here:
- the LOC119995320 gene encoding lignin-forming anionic peroxidase-like — its product is MLFLFIMSTTCKAQLSSTFYDSTCPNALTTIRSSIRSAIAKERRMAASLIRLHFHDCFVLGCDASILLDETPSIQSEKTARPNDDSVRGYGVIDNAKAEVEKACPGVVSCADIITVAARDASEYVGGPSWTVKLGRRDSTTASRTLAEGGDLPAFTDGLEQLITSFRNKGLNARDMVALSGSHTIGQAQCFTFRDRIYNNNNASDIDAGFASTRKRGCPASGGSGNLAPMDLVTPNSFDNNYFKNLQQRKGLLHSDQVLFSGGSTDNIVNDYSKNPNTFKSDFASAMIKMGDIGVLTGSAGQIRRICSAVN